The Stomoxys calcitrans chromosome 3, idStoCalc2.1, whole genome shotgun sequence genome includes a region encoding these proteins:
- the LOC106088064 gene encoding uncharacterized protein LOC106088064 encodes MVLSLPKILGSWMLIAAMLSCASGNAKCFQCSSADNSNCLDYSNLHSKDCANDSGIDKCFTRNDDGIISRGCLMKSEECPVDICKSCSANAEHACNSHNICQKCSTNDPNCSQQKLFNAKYNEICESSATECFVNVKDKRVERRCATTEDKCDATSKTCRKTPLGNSNFGIFPTRRLLCHQCAGAECVDVATINSEIKPCGNYVDDDKCYIFAESSTLMVRGCKSDDNSKCASGHEEGCFVCNTDYCNNSGYEKMQKLKCIQCEGPTCLRHYQPEEAKECKEKILYNGEEQCFTMTTTKSGAIRRGCWYNIADALKAECTKTGTLCKKCNSGDGCNGAAIENPFTCLVCRSDIDKSCWNRSAQLKGKKCRTGEGTKEQGCFHGIWNGVAIRGCMMDADEKTKATCLDATNQQCRTCYQILLIKQSSPR; translated from the exons ATGGTCTTAAGCTTGCCTAAAATATTGGGGAGTTGGATGCTCATTGCCGCAATGTTGTCATGTGCAAGTG GTAATGCCAAATGTTTCCAATGCTCTTCTGCGGATAATAGCAACTGTCTGGATTACAGCAATCTTCATTCAAAGGATTGTGCCAATGACTCGGGGATTGACAAATGTTTTACTCGAAATG ACGATGGCATCATAAGTCGGGGATGTCTTATGAAATCAGAAGAATGTCCTGTTGATATATGTAAGTCATGCTCAGCTAATGCAGAGCATGCATGCAACAGCCACAATATTTGTCAAAAATGTTCCACGAACGATCCTAACTGCTCGCAACAGAAATTGTTCAATGCTAAGTACAATGAAATCTGTGAATCTTCCGCAACCGAATGTTTTGTTAATGTCAAAGACAAAAGGGTTGAAAGGCGTTGCGCTACAACGGAAGATAAATGTGATGCAACTTCGAAAACCTGTCGGAAAACACCTTTGGGTAAttcaaattttggaatttttcccACCAGACGCCTTCTATGCCACCAATGTGCTGGTGCTGAATGTGTAGATGTTGCAACAATAAATTCCGAGATAAAACCATGCGGCAACTATGTGGATGATGACAAATGCTACATCTTTGCCGAAAGTTCCACACTTATGGTACGTGGCTGCAAATCCGATGACAATTCGAAATGTGCCTCTGGTCATGAGGAAGGTTGTTTTGTGTGTAACACGGATTACTGCAACAATTCAGGCTACGAAAagatgcaaaaattaaaatgcaTTCAATGTGAAGGACCCACATGCCTAAGGCATTACCAACCTGAGGAAGCTAAAGAGTGTAAGGAGAAGATCCTTTACAATGGTGAGGAACAATGCTTCACTATGACCACCACAAAGTCAGGGGCCATTCGCAGAGGTTGTTGGTATAACATTGCCGATGCCTTAAAGGCTGAATGTACTAAAACTGGAACTTTGTGTAAAAAATGCAATTCAGGTGATGGCTGTAATGGGGCAGCTATAGAAAATCCTTTCACGTGTCTAGTTTGCCGCAGTGACATTGACAAGAGTTGTTGGAATAGGTCAGCTCAATTGAAGGGGAAAAAGTGCAGAACTGGTGAGGGAACGAAAGAGCAAGGATGTTTTCATGGAATATGGA ACGGCGTTGCTATTCGAGGCTGCATGATGGATGCCGATGAAAAAACTAAAGCAACCTGTTTGGATGCTACTAACCAACAGTGTCGCACATGTTACC